The genomic stretch tcagcatcacatgctgttctcttcatggaaacccaatgagtgtattggcaaaataaaatccagattttccataaatgaaatcttaaagaattgtaaattcgaattaatcgattaaatcgatttatcgcccagccctatttcaACCCAACGTAAGCAGAGTGCGTCTCCATTAAAAACCGTGTATAGTTTTCCTTCCAGGTGTTGGGAGTTCTGCCACCAACCAATCCGTCTAAGTTGCCTTTCTTTGTGTCTCTCAGGCGCTTGTCGTGGTTTGATGGATCAGGGTTGGGTTTCTCTCTGGAATATCCCTCCATCGGGCTGCATGCCATCTCCAGGGATGTGAGTGCGTACCCCCAGGAACATCTGTACGTCATGGTGAACGGAAAACTCAACGGTAAGGGGAGGAATTCAGCGTTCATTTTGATTAAGTCGCCTCAGACTGATGATCTCTGACGGTATTCACCTGTTTTCACGTAAAGCGTCTTTTATGGGAAGCTTTCGATGCGCTCTTCCTGATCATCTGTTTCCTAACTGGGGTTTTAACGGTACGTTGACTCAAACCTGTTCGATTTCTCTTTTCACAGAGGAGAATGAGGCAGAAATGGCCGAGAAGGAAGCAGGTGATGAGGAGGATGACGGCAGCAGCAGCGGAGGGGACGACGACGACGAAGGGGTGATCTCAGAGATTCGGTTTGTGCCGACCGACAAGACGTCATGTGAGTGAGCGCCCTGGGGGGCCGGGCTTGATGGGTGCAGGACGCCCTGAAGGCAAAACATCAGATTGTGTCGCTTCCATGTAGAAAAAGCCGTTAGTTTTAGCACCAAGAAGGAAAGACATCAGCTATTACCTTGGAAAGGAAGCTATTGCTGTCCACCAAAAAATGCTAAGAGTCTAATGTGCAACTGCCCCAGTTAGCATGTTGTAGTTCATGTCAGGACAAATGGGACAGACTTAGTAGGTATTGGTTGTTTGAAAGGGTTGAAGGAGAAAACCTCtctaaaaagaaacacaaaagaaaaattaatgGTGGATATGAATAAAAGCGGCGTACACAGGGAGCGTTTTCCTCAGAGAAGAAGGGACCAAAGCAAAGATGCTTGTTGAAGCGGccctgtcaaagtccagacttccTCCCTTTGTTAAAGGATGATGTGCAGAAACGAATGTATTAGAATCTGGTAAACATCAGATGGTTCTCCTTAAGTCCTCAGATGTAAAACCGCCCGTCTGGCATGTCCAATTTGTGGACTATCGTCATGTTTTTAGGATATTTCCCATCActgctatgcagatgatatcCAGTTGTATATTTCCTTTCCTCCAAATGAAATGTCGAATCTACACAAATTACTAAAATGCCTGGATTTAATTAAAAGTTGGATGTCTGAGAGTTTTCTTCaattaaatgaagaaaaaaacaaagttgggCCTCTTGTCACCTCagctaaggctacgttcacgtTGCAGGGAAATGCGGCTCAAATCCGATCTTCTTACCCATGTGCGAACCAAATCCGATCTTCTTACCCATatgcgacccaaatccgatctaATTGCTCATGTGCGACCCAAATCCGATGTTTTTGCCCATGTGTAATCCAAATCCGATGTTTTTGCTCATGTGCAATTCAAATCCGATGTTTTTGCTCATGTGCGACCCAAATCCGATGTTTTTGCCCATGTGTAATCCAAATCCGATGTTTTTGCCCATGTGCAATCCAAATCCGATGTTTTTACCCGTGCGCGTCCCAAGTCCGATGTTTTTACCCGTGCGCGACCCAAGTCCGATGTTTTTACCCATGCGCGACCCAAGTCCGATGTTTTTACCCGTGCGCGACCCAAGTCCGATGTTTTTACCCATGCGCGACCCAAATCCGATGTTTTTACCCATGCGCATCCCAAGTCCGATGTTTTTACCCGTGTGCGACCCAAATCCGATGTTTTTACCCATGCGCGACCCAAATCCGATGTTTTTACACATGCGCGACCCAAATCCGATGTTTTTACCCATGCGCGACCCAAGTCCGATCTTTTTTATTGCAGTGTAAAcggcccaattccgatttttgtCACTTCCATATGTGATACTCATTCGGATACAAATCggattctttttctttcaaagtGTCTGCAGTCTGAATGGTCATGTcgcatttaatttgtgttttcctttctcCAACACATCCGCACACTTTTATTGAGGCAAACATCTGAGGCCCTTCTTCTGATCAACAACAACTAGTTATTTTCCGGTGTTTCGTTAAGATAttctatgttttaatttaaagcaaGTAGATCATCTGACTTGTCTGCAGGAGTTTTACTGTGTGTTACAGATCtgctcaatttatttatttataaatatatgccATTAAATTACTTGGAAACCAAAagctatgttttatttttgaagtaAATGACTGTTGGATTCGGAGTTGTGCTTCTTGACGTGAAACATCAGATGTTTGTGCTTCACCCTACAGTGGAGTCCATGTTCTCAGCCATGTGTGAATGCCAGGCCCTTCATCCCGACCCGGACGATGAAGACTCTGACAACGACTTTGAGGGAGAGGAGTATGACGTGGAAGAGGCTGGTGAGGGGGAACAAAATCCatagtgttgatttttttttatttatttttattttctttaaacagtAATTTGCTCTGGAGATTGTCATAATTATTTGTgcagtaaataaaaatgctaacacgcctttatttcttgttttcctTCCCTCCATGCTCCGGTTGTCTGACTTGATGTTTGCAGAGGCAGGTAAGATGTGCAAAATTCACCACTTCACAATATCAcaacttttaatgtttaatatttaaacagattGAAGATCTGGTGAAAGATCCTAGGAAAACATCCAAACCTGCAGAGACTCGTGTCACTTTATTGATAAGACTCTGACAGAAACCCTTAAATGCCTCA from Fundulus heteroclitus isolate FHET01 chromosome 18, MU-UCD_Fhet_4.1, whole genome shotgun sequence encodes the following:
- the LOC118556127 gene encoding methylosome subunit pICln-like isoform X1 → MVLLKNIHPPTEGVRHEQADTTAVLDGQRLGCGTLYVAETRLSWFDGSGLGFSLEYPSIGLHAISRDVSAYPQEHLYVMVNGKLNEENEAEMAEKEAGDEEDDGSSSGGDDDDEGVISEIRFVPTDKTSLESMFSAMCECQALHPDPDDEDSDNDFEGEEYDVEEAEAEHGHADIPTFYTCDEGLSALTQEGQATLERLEGMLAQSVAQQYHMAGVRTEEAKPEFEDGMEVDAAAMEAGQFEDADVEH